A genomic window from Vanessa tameamea isolate UH-Manoa-2023 chromosome 7, ilVanTame1 primary haplotype, whole genome shotgun sequence includes:
- the LOC113401355 gene encoding uncharacterized protein LOC113401355 isoform X1, which produces MRCLIFLIPMLCFANGRNLHDFAEDRDTDISDSIDSIDLVKNIRDSNSNQMRHRRKSRQSYYDFSPYYYDNRREYVRHQDEMLNRIVRLLDEISLYVKRPPTPPAPPQVIYVPYPIPYPMPQVRPCTEKPVTVNLTDRWPVMDDTNMNWGLVPEEVEDKDDGSDGARPVSFVPMETNESVPIPPPVEHGSSQAGMEASTEAPIDARPGICQAAIILCCNAGSKQTQQSCFNKYGCPKTFSTGLSCKSKIVKQVLEEFAKAYAPNTNR; this is translated from the exons ATGaggtgtttaatatttttaatcccgATGTTATGTTTCGCCAATGGACGAAACCTACACGACTTCGCCGAAGATCGCGATACCGATATCAGCGACAGCATCGACAGCATCGACTTAGTAAAGAACATTAGGGATTCCAATAGTAATCAAATGAGACACCGCCGAAAGTCGAGGCAGTCATATTACGACTTTTCTCCATATTATTACGATAATAGACGAGAGTATGTTCGTCATCAAGATGAGATGCTGAACCGGATAGTACGGTTATTGGACGAAATTTCCTTATATGTAAAACGACCGCCAACACCTCCAGCGCCACCACAAGTTATTTACGTCCCGTACCCGATTCCCTACCCGATGCCACAGGTGCGACCTTGCACTGAAAAACCTGTCACAGTAAATTTGACTGATAGATGGCCAGTTATGGATGACACTAACATGAATTGGGGTTTAGTGCCTGAAGAAGTAGAAGATAAAGATGACGGTAGTGATGGCGCTAGACCTGTCTCGTTTGTTCCCATGGAAACGAACGAGTCTGTACCAATTCCACCACCTGTTGAGCACGGTAGCTCGCAAGCAGGG ATGGAAGCCTCAACTGAAGCACCGATAGATGCAAGGCCCGGCATTTGCCAGGCTGCCATTATTTTATGCTGCAATGCGGGATCCAAACAAACTCAACAAAGTTGCTTTAATAAATATGGCTGCCCTAAGACATTTTCTACCGGGCTTTCATGTAAATCGAAAATAGTAAAACAAGTTTTAGAAGAATTTGCAAAGGCATATGCACCTAACACGAATCGTTGA
- the LOC113401355 gene encoding uncharacterized protein LOC113401355 isoform X2, with protein MRCLIFLIPMLCFANGRNLHDFAEDRDTDISDSIDSIDLVKNIRDSNSNQMRHRRKSRQSYYDFSPYYYDNRREYVRHQDEMLNRIVRLLDEISLYVKRPPTPPAPPQVIYVPYPIPYPMPQVRPCTEKPVTVNLTDRWPVMDDTNMNWGLVPEEVEDKDDGSDGARPVSFVPMETNESVPIPPPVEHGSSQAGCNNSTCKNKKSSRSKIQSRIFY; from the exons ATGaggtgtttaatatttttaatcccgATGTTATGTTTCGCCAATGGACGAAACCTACACGACTTCGCCGAAGATCGCGATACCGATATCAGCGACAGCATCGACAGCATCGACTTAGTAAAGAACATTAGGGATTCCAATAGTAATCAAATGAGACACCGCCGAAAGTCGAGGCAGTCATATTACGACTTTTCTCCATATTATTACGATAATAGACGAGAGTATGTTCGTCATCAAGATGAGATGCTGAACCGGATAGTACGGTTATTGGACGAAATTTCCTTATATGTAAAACGACCGCCAACACCTCCAGCGCCACCACAAGTTATTTACGTCCCGTACCCGATTCCCTACCCGATGCCACAGGTGCGACCTTGCACTGAAAAACCTGTCACAGTAAATTTGACTGATAGATGGCCAGTTATGGATGACACTAACATGAATTGGGGTTTAGTGCCTGAAGAAGTAGAAGATAAAGATGACGGTAGTGATGGCGCTAGACCTGTCTCGTTTGTTCCCATGGAAACGAACGAGTCTGTACCAATTCCACCACCTGTTGAGCACGGTAGCTCGCAAGCAGGG TGTAATAACTCTACTTGCAAGAATAAAAAATCAAGCAGAAGTAAAATACAATCAAGAATATTCTACTAG